A part of Arachis hypogaea cultivar Tifrunner chromosome 12, arahy.Tifrunner.gnm2.J5K5, whole genome shotgun sequence genomic DNA contains:
- the LOC140176732 gene encoding uncharacterized protein codes for MGETPFRLTYGVEAVIPVEIGDPSARKTVGGNDEEAERDLIDEERNIAHVRELALKQRISLRYNHGIIKREFAPDNLVLRRNDIGTSTPGEGKLTPNWEGPYRIKSTIGKGAYKLEQLNGDEILRTWNAANLRHYYT; via the coding sequence ATGGGGGAAACTCCTTTCCGATTAACATACGGTGTGGAGGCCGTCATCCCAGTGGAGATAGGAGACCCAAGCGCAAGGAAAACGGTCGGAGGTAACGACGAGgaagcagaacgagacctcaTCGACGAAGAAAGAAACATAGCCCATGTCAGAGAGCTAGCCCTAAAACAAAGAATCAGCTTAAGGTACAACCACGGCATTATCAAACGAGAATTCGCACCCGACAACCTCGTCCTACggcgaaatgacatcggaacttCGACCCCAGGGGAAGGGAAACTCACCCCCAATtgggaaggaccatacagaatcAAATCCACAATCGGAAAGGGAGCATACAAGCTCGAACAACTTAACGGCGACGAAATTCTGAGGACATGGAACGCCGCCAACTTACGACACTACTACACTTAG